One Luteibacter sp. 9135 DNA segment encodes these proteins:
- a CDS encoding phage tail protein — protein sequence MSECYIGEIRMLGFSRVPQGWLACDGSLVPISEYETLYALLGTLYGGDGVNTFGVPDMRGRLAVGLGQGPGLSNYRAGQQSGTETVTLSTPQLPMHNHTCIATTDTGTSATPGASAVLGGIAPDTMYTPDISGLTAYTMAVAAVGNQGGSQPHNNLMPTLSVPFYIAYLGVYPTPP from the coding sequence ATGTCCGAGTGTTATATCGGCGAGATTCGCATGCTCGGCTTCAGCCGTGTGCCGCAGGGATGGCTTGCCTGCGACGGCAGCCTGGTCCCGATCAGCGAATACGAGACGCTCTACGCGCTGCTCGGCACCCTCTACGGCGGTGATGGCGTCAACACCTTCGGTGTGCCGGACATGCGCGGTCGTCTTGCGGTCGGGCTGGGGCAGGGCCCTGGCCTGAGCAACTACCGCGCGGGCCAGCAGTCCGGTACCGAAACGGTGACACTGTCCACGCCGCAGCTGCCCATGCACAACCACACGTGCATCGCCACGACGGACACGGGCACCAGCGCCACGCCCGGAGCGAGCGCCGTGCTCGGCGGTATCGCGCCGGACACGATGTACACGCCCGATATTTCCGGCCTGACCGCCTATACGATGGCGGTTGCCGCGGTGGGCAACCAGGGTGGCTCGCAGCCGCACAACAACCTCATGCCGACCTTGAGCGTACCGTTCTATATCGCGTACCTCGGCGTCTATCCCACCCCTCCCTGA
- a CDS encoding tryptophan 2,3-dioxygenase: MTPPQREIEPGIRTDLDGRLTYGDYLKLDQVLSAQQPRSQPAHHDEMLFIVQHQTSELWLKLMIHELDAALARLRADDVDGTLKVLARVKQIQRQLYEQWAVLETLTPAEYLQFRDVLGPSSGFQSLQYRIVEFLLGNKHADMLRVFEHDPVAHARLGKVFEAPGLYDEFLRYLARRGHAVPADILQRDLTQPWRSQPSLLPVFKRIYEDTAHHWPEYHLSEQLVDVEEAFQLWRFRHMKTVERIIGFRTGTGGSSGVAFLRKALEQSFFPELIEVRTILGT; the protein is encoded by the coding sequence ATGACCCCTCCCCAGCGCGAGATCGAACCGGGTATCCGTACCGACCTCGACGGCCGCCTCACCTACGGCGACTACCTGAAGCTCGACCAGGTGCTTTCCGCCCAGCAGCCGCGCAGCCAGCCGGCCCACCACGACGAGATGCTGTTCATCGTCCAGCACCAGACCTCGGAGCTGTGGCTGAAGCTGATGATCCACGAGCTGGACGCGGCGCTGGCGCGGCTGCGCGCCGACGACGTGGACGGCACGCTCAAGGTGCTGGCCCGGGTCAAGCAGATCCAGCGCCAGCTTTACGAGCAGTGGGCGGTGCTGGAAACCCTCACGCCTGCCGAATACCTGCAGTTCCGCGACGTGCTGGGCCCGTCGTCGGGGTTCCAGTCGCTGCAATACCGCATCGTGGAGTTCCTGCTGGGCAACAAGCACGCGGACATGCTGCGCGTGTTCGAGCACGATCCGGTGGCCCACGCGCGGCTGGGCAAGGTATTCGAGGCCCCGGGCCTGTACGACGAGTTCCTGCGCTACCTGGCACGCCGCGGCCATGCGGTGCCCGCGGACATCCTGCAGCGCGACCTCACCCAGCCCTGGCGCAGCCAGCCGTCCCTGCTGCCGGTGTTCAAGCGAATCTACGAGGACACGGCGCACCACTGGCCCGAATACCACCTCAGCGAGCAGCTGGTGGACGTGGAGGAAGCCTTCCAGCTCTGGCGCTTCCGCCACATGAAGACGGTGGAGCGCATCATCGGCTTCCGCACCGGCACCGGCGGCTCGTCGGGCGTGGCGTTCCTGCGCAAGGCGCTCGAGCAAAGCTTCTTCCCCGAACTGATCGAAGTCCGCACCATCCTCGGTACCTAG
- a CDS encoding DUF6916 family protein: MQFFEIHHFAGHLNETFEADVDTGEGNAPFVLVEVQPLPAASSFRQAFSLLFHNTAAILFAQRTYTMRHPQLGEFGIFLVPIARDRNGFVYQAVFN; the protein is encoded by the coding sequence ATGCAGTTCTTCGAGATCCACCACTTCGCCGGCCATCTTAACGAAACCTTCGAGGCCGACGTCGATACCGGCGAGGGCAATGCGCCCTTCGTGCTGGTGGAAGTGCAACCGCTGCCCGCGGCGTCCTCGTTCCGCCAGGCGTTCTCGCTGTTGTTCCACAACACCGCGGCGATCCTTTTCGCTCAGCGCACCTACACGATGCGCCATCCGCAGTTGGGCGAGTTCGGCATCTTCCTCGTGCCCATCGCGCGCGACCGCAACGGCTTCGTCTACCAGGCCGTGTTCAACTAG
- the hppD gene encoding 4-hydroxyphenylpyruvate dioxygenase, whose amino-acid sequence MSAQPNIGMEVTTFENPQGVDGFEFVEFAAPDAALLHTLFPRLGFTAVAKHRTKAITLYRQGECNFLVNEEPNSFASDFAAEHGPSACGFAIRFNRPATDVQATALSNGAEKILLKADTLALDVPTIQGIGGCALYLIDTYGAKGDVFDGEFEWLPGVDRHPKGFGLTFIDHLTHNLHFGNMQKWSDYYERLFNFREIRYFDIKGAKTGLVSKAMTAPDGMVRIPLNESSDEKSQINEYIREYNGEGIQHIALFTDDIYASVEAMRAQDVAFLETPDTYYEVIDVRVPDHGEDIARLQKNKLLIDADDETKKKLLLQIFTQNNIGPIFFEIIQRKGNEGFGNGNFKALFESIERDQMRRGVL is encoded by the coding sequence ATGAGCGCCCAGCCCAATATCGGTATGGAAGTCACCACCTTCGAGAACCCGCAGGGTGTCGACGGCTTCGAGTTCGTCGAGTTTGCCGCGCCGGATGCCGCGCTGCTGCATACGCTGTTCCCGAGGCTGGGCTTCACGGCCGTGGCGAAGCACCGCACCAAGGCCATTACCCTGTATCGCCAGGGCGAGTGCAACTTCCTCGTCAATGAGGAACCCAACTCGTTCGCGTCGGATTTTGCCGCCGAGCACGGCCCCAGCGCCTGTGGTTTCGCGATCCGTTTCAATCGCCCCGCCACCGATGTGCAGGCCACCGCCCTTTCCAATGGCGCCGAGAAGATCCTGCTCAAGGCCGACACACTGGCGTTGGACGTCCCGACGATCCAGGGCATCGGCGGCTGTGCGCTTTATCTCATCGATACCTACGGCGCCAAGGGCGACGTGTTTGACGGTGAATTCGAGTGGCTGCCGGGCGTCGATCGCCACCCGAAGGGCTTCGGTCTGACCTTCATCGATCACCTGACCCACAACCTGCACTTCGGCAACATGCAGAAGTGGTCCGACTACTACGAGCGGCTGTTCAACTTCCGCGAGATCCGCTACTTCGACATCAAGGGCGCCAAGACGGGCCTGGTGTCCAAGGCGATGACGGCACCGGACGGCATGGTCCGCATCCCGCTCAACGAGTCGTCGGACGAGAAGTCGCAGATCAACGAGTACATCCGTGAGTACAACGGCGAGGGCATCCAGCACATCGCCCTGTTCACCGACGACATCTACGCCTCGGTGGAAGCCATGCGCGCGCAGGACGTGGCGTTCCTCGAGACGCCGGACACCTATTACGAAGTAATCGACGTGCGCGTGCCGGACCACGGCGAAGACATTGCGCGCCTGCAGAAGAACAAACTGCTTATCGACGCCGACGACGAGACCAAGAAGAAGCTGCTGCTGCAGATCTTCACGCAGAACAACATCGGGCCGATCTTCTTCGAGATCATCCAGCGCAAGGGTAACGAAGGCTTCGGCAACGGTAACTTCAAGGCGCTGTTCGAGTCCATCGAACGCGACCAGATGCGCCGCGGCGTGCTCTAA
- a CDS encoding alpha-ketoacid dehydrogenase subunit beta: protein MAQITLIEAVTQALAYEMRNDESVVVLGEDVGVNGGVFRATQGLQEQFGEMRVIDTPLDEGTIAGLTIGLAVQGMKPVAEAQFEGFIYPMMEHIACHAARMRNRTRGRMTVPAVWRAPWGGGIRAPEHHSEANEHLFTNIPGLRVVMPSSPARAYGLLLAAIRDPDPVIFFEPKRIYRQYKEEVPDDGEALPLDVCFVLRDGTDVTLVTWGAQVKECLEAADELAQQGVSAEVIDVATLTPLDFDTIAESVTKTGRCVIVHEAPKTAGFGAEIAARLAEECLYSLLAPVQRVTGFDTHIPLFRLEMKYLPSVERIVEAAQRTLAAS from the coding sequence ATGGCACAAATCACTCTTATCGAAGCGGTGACCCAGGCGCTCGCCTATGAAATGCGCAACGACGAAAGCGTCGTGGTGCTCGGCGAGGACGTCGGTGTCAACGGCGGCGTGTTCCGCGCCACCCAGGGCCTGCAGGAGCAGTTCGGCGAGATGCGCGTCATCGACACGCCGCTGGACGAAGGCACCATCGCCGGCCTGACCATCGGCCTGGCCGTGCAGGGCATGAAGCCGGTGGCCGAAGCCCAGTTCGAAGGCTTCATCTACCCGATGATGGAACACATCGCCTGTCATGCCGCGCGCATGCGCAACCGTACCCGCGGTCGCATGACCGTGCCGGCCGTGTGGCGCGCCCCCTGGGGCGGCGGCATCCGTGCGCCGGAGCATCACTCCGAGGCGAACGAGCACCTGTTCACCAACATCCCCGGCCTGCGCGTGGTCATGCCCTCGTCGCCGGCGCGTGCCTACGGCCTGCTGCTGGCCGCCATCCGCGATCCGGACCCGGTGATCTTCTTCGAGCCCAAGCGCATCTACCGCCAGTACAAGGAAGAGGTGCCCGACGACGGCGAAGCGTTGCCGCTCGATGTCTGCTTCGTGTTGCGCGACGGCACCGACGTCACGCTGGTGACCTGGGGGGCGCAGGTGAAGGAATGCCTGGAAGCCGCCGACGAACTGGCCCAGCAGGGCGTCAGCGCGGAAGTGATCGACGTGGCCACGCTGACCCCGCTCGACTTCGACACCATCGCCGAGTCGGTGACCAAGACCGGCCGCTGCGTCATCGTGCACGAAGCGCCCAAGACCGCCGGCTTCGGTGCCGAGATTGCCGCCCGGCTGGCCGAGGAATGCCTCTATAGCCTGCTCGCCCCGGTGCAGCGCGTGACCGGTTTCGATACGCACATTCCGCTGTTCCGCCTGGAAATGAAGTACCTGCCCAGCGTCGAACGCATCGTCGAAGCCGCCCAGCGCACGCTCGCCGCCTCCTGA
- a CDS encoding phage tail protein yields the protein MTEPYMGEIQVFGFDFAPVDWAYCNGATLPTRQYSALFSLLGTTYGGNGSSTFMLPNLSSRAPGGTGAGPGLTQRSAGNAYGEFQHALTVPEMPSHGHGATVYAQRDQTKRTSVPAAGSALVTPSTTSPFVPAAVPSTTLSPLAIQPVGSGLPHENRQPFLAVNFCIALQGIYPSFD from the coding sequence ATGACCGAACCCTACATGGGCGAGATCCAGGTTTTTGGTTTCGACTTCGCACCGGTGGACTGGGCCTACTGCAACGGCGCGACGTTGCCGACGCGGCAGTACTCGGCACTGTTCTCCCTGCTCGGTACCACCTATGGCGGCAACGGCTCGTCGACCTTCATGCTGCCCAACCTGTCGTCGCGCGCACCCGGTGGCACGGGGGCGGGCCCCGGCCTGACACAGCGGTCCGCAGGCAACGCGTACGGTGAGTTCCAGCACGCGTTGACGGTACCGGAGATGCCCTCGCACGGGCACGGCGCCACGGTGTATGCGCAGCGTGACCAGACCAAGCGGACGTCGGTGCCGGCGGCAGGCAGTGCCCTTGTCACGCCCAGCACCACATCCCCGTTCGTTCCGGCCGCGGTGCCCTCCACCACGTTGTCGCCGCTGGCGATCCAGCCGGTGGGTTCGGGCTTGCCGCATGAAAACCGGCAACCGTTCCTGGCGGTGAACTTCTGCATCGCACTACAGGGCATCTACCCAAGCTTCGACTGA
- a CDS encoding dihydrolipoamide acetyltransferase family protein: protein MADIKTFYLPDLGEGLPDATVVEWHVKEGDTIKLDAPLVSMETAKAVVDVPSPYSGTVKKLHGGVGDIIETGASLADFEIDPNARQRAEAESTGHHHGPKKSVGSPAADDATKVVASDDGGEIESDGKAPAQREDEGTVVGAMVSGNAVHTEQVSSAGGVKAVPAVRALAKKMKIDLTRVQPTGAGEVITMADVKNAAASGTATLGAGGSASAAPARPAAAQHLAPTLPEPGPAPTRTPVSLAGKAVRTAPPGKDSMGQPEQLKGVRRNMARVMAEAHANVVPTTIVDDADLHAWIGKQDITARLIRAIVTACKTVPALNAWFNGKDLTRTLHPHVDIGIAVDTEDGLFVPALRNADVLDGAGVRAAIKRLRSSVEDRSIPASELSGYTISLSNFGMFAGRYATPVVVPPTVAIVGAGKLSHDVVAVMGGIEVHRRMPLSLTFDHRAATGGEAARFLKAMIDDLGLPQ from the coding sequence ATGGCCGACATCAAGACCTTTTACCTGCCGGACCTCGGCGAAGGCCTGCCCGACGCGACCGTCGTGGAATGGCACGTCAAGGAAGGCGACACCATCAAGCTCGATGCCCCGCTGGTGTCGATGGAAACCGCGAAGGCCGTCGTCGACGTGCCCTCGCCGTACTCCGGCACCGTGAAGAAGCTGCACGGTGGCGTGGGCGACATCATCGAGACCGGCGCCTCGCTGGCCGATTTCGAGATCGACCCGAACGCGCGCCAGCGTGCCGAGGCCGAGTCCACGGGTCACCACCACGGCCCGAAGAAGAGCGTCGGCAGCCCCGCCGCGGACGACGCGACCAAGGTCGTCGCCTCCGATGACGGCGGCGAGATCGAATCCGACGGCAAGGCCCCGGCACAGCGCGAAGACGAGGGCACCGTCGTCGGCGCCATGGTCAGCGGCAATGCCGTGCACACCGAGCAGGTCTCCAGCGCCGGTGGCGTCAAGGCCGTGCCGGCCGTGCGCGCGCTGGCGAAGAAGATGAAGATCGACCTCACTCGCGTGCAGCCCACGGGCGCGGGCGAGGTGATCACCATGGCCGACGTGAAGAACGCGGCGGCCAGCGGCACTGCCACGCTCGGCGCGGGCGGTTCAGCGTCTGCCGCGCCCGCGCGTCCCGCGGCGGCCCAGCATCTGGCACCCACGCTACCGGAGCCGGGCCCCGCCCCGACCCGCACGCCGGTGTCGCTGGCCGGCAAGGCCGTGCGCACCGCGCCCCCGGGCAAAGACAGCATGGGCCAGCCGGAACAGCTGAAGGGTGTCCGTCGCAACATGGCGCGCGTGATGGCCGAGGCACACGCCAACGTCGTCCCGACCACCATCGTCGACGATGCCGACCTGCACGCCTGGATCGGCAAGCAGGACATCACCGCCCGCCTGATCCGCGCCATCGTGACGGCCTGCAAGACGGTGCCGGCGCTCAACGCCTGGTTCAACGGCAAGGACCTGACCCGCACGCTACACCCCCACGTGGACATCGGCATCGCGGTGGACACGGAAGACGGCCTGTTCGTGCCGGCCCTGCGTAATGCCGACGTGCTCGACGGTGCCGGCGTCCGCGCCGCGATCAAGCGCCTGCGTTCGTCGGTTGAAGATCGCAGCATCCCGGCATCGGAACTCTCCGGCTACACCATCAGCCTGTCCAATTTCGGCATGTTCGCCGGCCGTTACGCCACCCCGGTGGTCGTACCGCCCACGGTCGCGATCGTCGGCGCGGGCAAGCTGAGCCACGACGTGGTCGCCGTGATGGGTGGCATCGAAGTGCATCGCCGCATGCCGCTGTCGCTGACGTTCGATCACCGCGCCGCCACCGGCGGCGAGGCCGCGCGGTTCCTGAAGGCGATGATCGACGATCTGGGACTGCCGCAGTAA
- a CDS encoding phage tail protein, which produces MSNYFLGQIMLAGFNFAPRGFATCNGQLMPLQQNQALYSLLGVRFGGDGRTTFALPDMRSRTPVGSGPSADGSWQPPAYVVGAAAGAEIVTLLQGEMPMHTHPLNTTTTAGTVKSPANALYGGSGAENFYAPPGHPTPLIGSTVGMAGGNQPHPNLQPYSALGFNIAMTGIFPSRS; this is translated from the coding sequence ATGAGCAACTATTTCCTCGGGCAGATCATGCTCGCGGGGTTCAACTTCGCACCCAGGGGATTCGCGACGTGCAATGGGCAACTGATGCCCTTGCAGCAGAACCAGGCGCTCTACTCCCTGCTGGGCGTGAGGTTCGGCGGCGACGGTCGCACCACGTTCGCCTTGCCCGATATGCGCAGCCGTACGCCCGTCGGCTCGGGGCCGTCGGCCGATGGCAGTTGGCAGCCCCCGGCATACGTCGTCGGCGCGGCCGCCGGTGCGGAGATCGTGACGCTGTTGCAGGGCGAGATGCCGATGCACACGCATCCGTTGAACACCACCACCACGGCGGGCACCGTGAAGTCCCCGGCCAACGCACTCTACGGCGGCTCGGGCGCGGAGAACTTCTACGCGCCGCCGGGCCACCCGACGCCGCTGATCGGTTCCACCGTCGGCATGGCGGGCGGCAACCAGCCGCATCCCAACCTGCAGCCCTACAGCGCGCTCGGCTTCAACATCGCCATGACCGGCATCTTCCCCTCACGCAGCTGA
- a CDS encoding MarR family winged helix-turn-helix transcriptional regulator, with the protein MTFEPVPAHAPLELEHFLPYRLSILSNTVSQSIAAEYEGRFQLSMTEWRVMTILARFPEISAREVVERTAMDKVAVSRAVARLVEKGRVDRGTHDDDKRRSVLKLSEAGWAIHDEVAPMARAHERELLARLDEAERAQLDTILDKLLHPAGSAAAAGSTSTEG; encoded by the coding sequence ATGACTTTCGAACCCGTCCCGGCCCATGCGCCCCTGGAGCTGGAACACTTCCTGCCCTACCGCCTGTCGATCCTGTCCAACACGGTCAGCCAGTCGATCGCGGCCGAGTACGAGGGGCGCTTCCAGCTCAGCATGACCGAGTGGCGCGTGATGACGATCCTGGCCCGTTTCCCGGAGATTTCCGCGCGGGAAGTGGTCGAGCGCACGGCCATGGACAAGGTGGCCGTCAGCCGCGCCGTAGCCCGCCTGGTCGAGAAAGGCCGCGTGGACCGCGGCACGCACGACGACGACAAGCGCCGCTCCGTGCTGAAGCTGTCCGAGGCAGGCTGGGCGATCCACGACGAGGTGGCGCCCATGGCCCGCGCCCACGAACGCGAGCTGCTGGCCCGACTGGACGAGGCCGAGCGCGCGCAGCTCGACACCATCCTCGACAAACTCCTCCACCCGGCGGGGTCGGCGGCGGCCGCAGGCTCGACGTCGACCGAGGGGTAG
- a CDS encoding peptide MFS transporter, with amino-acid sequence MTPTAPGQVRDVPDYPQTMGHPRPLWMLFMTEFWERFAFYGMRWALTLYIVAEFFKGDQAGQGYASRTYGAYLALVYASALFGGWVADRILGYQRSILVGAVVMGAGLFMVMVPNQQVFLAGLATVIVGNGLFKPNISSLVGQIYRQGDDRRDRGFTIFYMGINMGGFLAPLVTGWIASVATDTPLQDNYRAVFASTGVGMVICFIWFLIGKKQLKGVGVPPPERHAGKNLGAVLVGILVAIPLVYLLMAYAGAVLIAWLLGVLFIGVAIMLVLEAVRHDRIQIHRVIAMLLLFAFNVLFWMFFEQAGSSLNFLAQNIVDRRMFGGWEFPTGWFQSLNSAAILVFAPVVAVSWGLLAKRRKEPSIPRKFGLGLMFNALGFLVLMYALTRLVGADNLIPFWPLAVCYVMQTIGELCLSPIGLSMVTKLAPLRVVGLAMGGWFLSTAIGNNLSGLLAGHISGETGITIGSALSGFTFSFELLIGSGILLFLIAPLINRLMHGVK; translated from the coding sequence ATGACTCCGACAGCCCCCGGCCAGGTACGCGACGTGCCCGACTATCCGCAGACCATGGGTCATCCGCGCCCGCTGTGGATGCTGTTCATGACCGAATTCTGGGAGCGCTTCGCGTTCTACGGTATGCGCTGGGCGCTCACGCTGTACATCGTGGCGGAGTTCTTCAAGGGCGACCAGGCGGGGCAGGGCTACGCCAGTCGCACCTATGGCGCTTACCTGGCGCTGGTCTACGCCTCCGCCCTGTTCGGCGGCTGGGTTGCGGACCGCATCCTGGGTTACCAGCGATCCATCCTGGTCGGCGCGGTGGTGATGGGCGCCGGCCTGTTCATGGTGATGGTGCCCAACCAGCAGGTGTTCCTGGCGGGGTTGGCCACGGTGATCGTCGGCAACGGCCTGTTCAAGCCGAACATCTCCTCGCTGGTCGGCCAGATCTACCGCCAGGGCGACGACCGTCGCGACCGTGGCTTCACCATTTTCTACATGGGCATCAACATGGGTGGTTTCCTCGCCCCGCTGGTGACCGGCTGGATCGCCTCGGTGGCGACGGATACGCCCCTGCAGGATAACTACCGCGCCGTGTTCGCCTCTACCGGCGTCGGCATGGTCATCTGCTTCATCTGGTTCCTGATCGGCAAGAAACAGCTCAAGGGCGTGGGCGTGCCGCCGCCGGAGCGCCATGCCGGAAAGAACCTGGGCGCGGTGCTGGTAGGTATCCTTGTCGCCATCCCGCTGGTCTATCTGCTCATGGCTTACGCCGGGGCGGTGCTGATCGCCTGGCTGCTCGGCGTGCTGTTCATCGGTGTGGCGATCATGCTGGTGCTTGAGGCGGTGCGCCACGACCGTATCCAGATCCACCGTGTCATCGCCATGCTGCTGTTGTTCGCGTTCAACGTGCTGTTCTGGATGTTCTTCGAGCAGGCTGGCAGCTCGCTGAATTTCCTGGCCCAGAACATCGTCGACCGGCGCATGTTTGGCGGCTGGGAATTCCCCACCGGCTGGTTCCAGTCACTCAACTCCGCGGCCATCCTCGTCTTCGCCCCCGTCGTCGCCGTGAGCTGGGGCTTGCTGGCGAAGCGCCGCAAGGAACCCTCCATCCCGCGCAAGTTCGGCCTGGGCCTGATGTTCAACGCGCTGGGCTTCCTGGTGCTGATGTATGCGCTGACCCGCCTCGTGGGCGCGGACAATCTCATTCCCTTCTGGCCGCTGGCCGTGTGCTACGTCATGCAGACCATCGGCGAGTTGTGCCTCTCGCCGATCGGCCTGTCGATGGTTACCAAGCTGGCTCCGCTACGTGTGGTGGGCCTGGCAATGGGAGGCTGGTTCCTGTCCACCGCCATCGGCAACAACCTGTCCGGCCTGCTGGCCGGCCACATCAGCGGCGAGACCGGCATCACCATCGGCTCCGCGCTGTCCGGCTTCACCTTCAGTTTCGAACTGCTGATCGGCTCGGGCATCCTGCTGTTCCTCATCGCCCCGCTGATCAACCGCTTGATGCACGGGGTGAAATAA
- a CDS encoding GNAT family N-acetyltransferase, translating to MHLPGFPVAGPGSDTLAGSLAVAGVQLRACNDRDLAFLRTLYRQTRDDELAITGWPEETRAAFADQQFGMQHMHFVRHFPDAYFFLLQRDGRDIGRYYLDVSGAAWHVVDIALLADVRGQGIGTALLQATRAIAPAVTLSVAVNNPAAMRLYTRLGFVDEGEAGGMHRRMRAS from the coding sequence ATGCACCTGCCCGGCTTTCCGGTCGCTGGACCCGGTAGCGATACGCTGGCGGGCTCACTGGCCGTCGCCGGCGTGCAGCTGCGCGCCTGCAACGATCGCGACCTGGCGTTCCTGCGCACGCTTTACCGCCAGACCCGCGACGACGAGTTGGCCATAACCGGATGGCCGGAAGAAACGCGCGCTGCCTTCGCCGACCAGCAGTTCGGCATGCAGCACATGCATTTCGTTCGCCACTTTCCGGACGCGTATTTCTTCCTCCTGCAACGCGATGGCCGTGACATCGGGCGCTATTACCTCGATGTATCCGGGGCGGCGTGGCACGTGGTCGACATCGCGCTGTTGGCGGACGTGCGCGGGCAGGGCATTGGCACCGCGTTGTTGCAGGCTACGCGTGCGATTGCGCCCGCCGTCACGCTCAGCGTGGCCGTGAACAATCCCGCCGCGATGCGGCTTTACACGCGGCTGGGTTTCGTCGACGAAGGCGAGGCCGGTGGCATGCACCGGCGCATGCGCGCTAGTTGA
- the pdhA gene encoding pyruvate dehydrogenase (acetyl-transferring) E1 component subunit alpha gives MSIAAKFEIEYLQYLDQDGKETGKELPAFAKDLDHMVELYKLMVSTRVFDAKSIALQRTGKLGTYASCLGHEAAHVGIGSAMRREDSLAVSYREYGAQLYRGVKPREVYTYWGGDERGNDFQDAPAHDFAWCVPIGTQCLHAAGSALAFKIRKEPRVAVCTIGDGGSSKGDFYGAINVAGAQKLPMVAVIVNNQWAISVPRRIQSGSGTLAQKGIAAGLPCIQVDGNDIIAVRAAMEIALDRARNGEGASVIEAVTYRLGDHTTADDARRYRGEQEVKDAWERDPVPRLRKWLEAKGQWDDAKEEAWKTECDDWMDNEVNAYLETKNQPATAMFDYLYAELPADLEAQRDYVASLDRTS, from the coding sequence GTGTCCATCGCCGCCAAGTTCGAAATCGAATACCTGCAGTACCTTGACCAGGATGGTAAGGAAACCGGCAAGGAGCTCCCCGCCTTCGCCAAGGACCTCGACCATATGGTCGAGCTCTACAAGCTGATGGTGTCCACCCGCGTGTTCGACGCCAAGTCGATCGCGCTGCAACGCACCGGCAAGCTGGGCACCTACGCCTCGTGCCTGGGCCACGAGGCCGCGCACGTCGGCATCGGCAGCGCCATGCGCCGGGAAGACTCCCTGGCCGTGTCCTACCGCGAATACGGCGCGCAACTGTATCGCGGCGTGAAGCCCCGCGAGGTCTACACCTACTGGGGTGGCGACGAGCGCGGCAACGATTTCCAGGATGCCCCGGCGCACGACTTCGCCTGGTGCGTGCCCATCGGTACCCAGTGCCTGCACGCCGCCGGCTCCGCGCTGGCCTTCAAGATCCGCAAGGAACCCCGCGTGGCCGTGTGCACCATCGGTGACGGCGGCTCGTCCAAGGGCGACTTCTACGGTGCCATCAACGTCGCCGGCGCCCAGAAGCTGCCGATGGTTGCGGTGATCGTCAACAACCAGTGGGCCATCTCGGTGCCCCGCCGCATCCAGAGCGGTTCCGGCACGCTGGCCCAGAAGGGCATCGCCGCTGGCCTGCCCTGCATCCAGGTGGACGGCAACGACATCATCGCCGTGCGCGCCGCCATGGAGATCGCCCTGGATCGCGCCCGCAACGGCGAAGGCGCCAGCGTGATCGAAGCAGTGACCTACCGCCTCGGCGACCACACCACCGCCGACGATGCCCGCCGCTACCGTGGCGAGCAGGAAGTGAAGGACGCCTGGGAGCGCGACCCCGTACCGCGCCTGCGCAAGTGGCTCGAAGCCAAGGGCCAGTGGGATGACGCGAAGGAAGAGGCCTGGAAGACCGAGTGCGACGACTGGATGGACAACGAAGTGAACGCGTATCTGGAAACGAAGAACCAGCCGGCAACGGCCATGTTCGACTACCTGTACGCCGAACTCCCGGCCGACCTCGAAGCGCAACGTGACTACGTCGCTTCCCTCGATCGCACGTCGTAA